The genomic region ACCGCGTTTCATCAAACCATGCCGCCGAAGGCGTTTATCTATGGCCTACCATTTCATTTGTATAAGCAACATGGTATTCGCCGTTATGGTTTCCATGGTACCAGTCACTATTTTGTGTCAAAACAAGCCGCAGAGATGTTGGAAAAGCCTATTGAAGAAACCAGCGTTATCACCGCTCACTTAGGCAATGGCTGCAGTGTTTGTGCTATCGAGAATGGCAAAGCCGTTGATACCTCGATGGGATTAACCCCACTCGAAGGGGTGATTATGGGTACTCGCAGTGGTGATATCGACCCAGGTATCGTATTTCATTTGATTGAACAGTTACATTACAGCCCAGAGCAAGTGAATAACTTGCTGAATAAAGAAAGTGGTTTGCTCGGTATTTCGCAGATGTCGAACGATTGTCGCACAATTGAAGATGCGGTGATTGATGAAAATGACGCGCAAGCTAACCTAACCATGGATATATACTGTTACCGTATTGCCAAATCCATAGCCTCGTACATGGCCTCGCTTAGCCATTTCGATGCGTTGGTATTTACCGGCGGTATTGGTGAAAACTCAGACTTGGTGCGCTCGCGCGTCGTGCGTTCATTGAAACTCCTAAATCTAGAGTTGGATGAAGCCCAAAATACAGCGATTCGCTTTGGTAAACAAGGTACTATCTCTGCCTCAAGCAGTGTCCCGTGTCTGGTGATCCCGACCAATGAAGAGTTAGTGATAGCGACTCAAACTGCAGCCATCGTTGGCCAGGGTTAGGGGGAGTTTATGCCAAGACGAATTATGATAGCGCCATTAGGCTTTGGCGTTGGTTTAACCAGTACGGCGTTGGGTGTTTATCACAAGCTCCAGCAAATGGGCGTTGATGTTGGTTATTATAAACCGATAAGTCAGCCGACTCGCAATAAGCTACAAAGTAATACTTATGGTGCCCCCGAAGTTCATGATGATATTGTCAGCTCTATTCCTATCAGCATTGTTGAAGACAAGGTTGGTGACGGCAAATTAGATGTTGTATTGGAAGAGATTGTCGGTCACTGTGAAAGTATCGATAAAGAAATCATCATTATTGAGGCGATGATCCCAACCACTCGTCACGCTTATGCATCAAAAGTTAATGCAGAGGTTGCGCAAGCATTATCCGCCGATATCATCTTTGTCGCAACACCAGATAATGACACGCCAGAGCAATTTGAAGACCGATTAGAGCTCAGCTCGAAAACATTTGGTGGTTTGAATAACCATCGGGTTAAGGGCTGCATTATTAATAAAATTAATGCCCCCGATAAAGACGTTTATGGCTTGTTACCACGAGAGTCGGAATATGAAGCGAAAACCGATATCAGTGATTGGCAAAATCTGTCGATATTTAAACCTGGAAAATTTGAGCTGATCGGTTCGTTGCCGTGGGAAATTGACTTGGTTGCTCCTCGCGTTGTTGATATCAAAAATTACCTTAATGCAAAAGTTTTGCACGCTGGTGATATGGAGCACCGACGGATCCAGAGCATTAGCTTTTGTGCTCGTAGTGTCGCTAATTTGATGGGCCATTTGGAGCCTGGTCGTTTAATTGTTACCCCAGGCGACCGTACCGATATTATTATTGCCACGTGCTTATCAGCACTTAATGGTACCAAAGTGGGGGCTTTACTATTAACCAGTGGTTATACCCCTAATGAACAAGTTATGGCGTTATGTCAGCAGGCTTTTAAAGCCGGCTTGCCTATGCTGTCGGTAGAATGGGACACTTGGGAAACATCACGTCATTTACTTAGTTACAATCCTGAACTACCAGAAGAAGATTTGCAGCGTCAAGAGCATATCCGTAATTTCGTCGCTGAACGCTTAAACGGTAAGTGGCTTGAAAATTACATCGGTACCAAAGTGACCGGTAAATTATTATCGCCACCGGCGTTTAGGCATAAGTTGACGTCTCAAGCGAAGGCCGCCAATAAGCTTATAGTTTTGCCTGAAGGTAATGATATACGCACTATTAAAGCGGCGGCTATTTGTGCTGAACGCGGTATTGCTCGTTGTCAGTTACTGGGACAAAAAGATGAAATCCTCTTAATAGCCGAGCAACAAGGTATCACTTTACCACCAGGTGTTATCATTACCGAGC from Thalassotalea sp. Sam97 harbors:
- a CDS encoding acetate kinase codes for the protein MSDNAVLVINCGSSSLKFSVINPSDGEVFVSGVAERLLSEQAFIKIAYQGEKKQTALSSPFDHQIAVNFIVDFLTEQQLADKVTAVGHRVVHGGEAYSEPTIITGEVKNSIAELGKLAPLHNPVNLIGVEAAEQAFAKLPQVAVFDTAFHQTMPPKAFIYGLPFHLYKQHGIRRYGFHGTSHYFVSKQAAEMLEKPIEETSVITAHLGNGCSVCAIENGKAVDTSMGLTPLEGVIMGTRSGDIDPGIVFHLIEQLHYSPEQVNNLLNKESGLLGISQMSNDCRTIEDAVIDENDAQANLTMDIYCYRIAKSIASYMASLSHFDALVFTGGIGENSDLVRSRVVRSLKLLNLELDEAQNTAIRFGKQGTISASSSVPCLVIPTNEELVIATQTAAIVGQG
- the pta gene encoding phosphate acetyltransferase; its protein translation is MPRRIMIAPLGFGVGLTSTALGVYHKLQQMGVDVGYYKPISQPTRNKLQSNTYGAPEVHDDIVSSIPISIVEDKVGDGKLDVVLEEIVGHCESIDKEIIIIEAMIPTTRHAYASKVNAEVAQALSADIIFVATPDNDTPEQFEDRLELSSKTFGGLNNHRVKGCIINKINAPDKDVYGLLPRESEYEAKTDISDWQNLSIFKPGKFELIGSLPWEIDLVAPRVVDIKNYLNAKVLHAGDMEHRRIQSISFCARSVANLMGHLEPGRLIVTPGDRTDIIIATCLSALNGTKVGALLLTSGYTPNEQVMALCQQAFKAGLPMLSVEWDTWETSRHLLSYNPELPEEDLQRQEHIRNFVAERLNGKWLENYIGTKVTGKLLSPPAFRHKLTSQAKAANKLIVLPEGNDIRTIKAAAICAERGIARCQLLGQKDEILLIAEQQGITLPPGVIITEPKSVVEHYVEPLLALRKHKGMTEIVAREELKDTVVLATMMLQLGQVDGLVSGAVNTTANTIRPALQLIKTAPGNSLVSSVFFMLLPDQVFVYGDCAINPDPNAEQLADIAIQSAESAIQFGIEPRVAMISYSTGSSGSGVDVEKVAQATKLAQQKRPDLLIDGPLQYDAAVMENVAKKKAPNSKVAGKATVFVFPDLNTGNTTYKAVQRSADLISIGPMLQGLNKPVNDLSRGALVEDIVYTIALTAIQADH